A region of Dictyostelium discoideum AX4 chromosome 1 chromosome, whole genome shotgun sequence DNA encodes the following proteins:
- the rpl38 gene encoding S60 ribosomal protein L38, which produces MPREIREIKDFLVTVRNKDAKEIRIKKVGKNLTKFKVRCGRYLYTLRVADNAKAAKLMQTLPPSIPTVQVDSNKK; this is translated from the exons ATG CCAAGAGAAATCCGTGAAATCAAAGACTTTTTAGTCACCGTTAGAAATAAAGATGCCAAGGAAATCAGAATCAAAAAAGTTGGCAAAAACCTCACTAAATTCAAAGTTAGATGTGGTAGATACCTTTACACTTTAAGAGTTGCTGATAACGCCAAAGCTGCCAAATTAATGCAAACTCTCCCACCA TCAATCCCAACTGTCCAAGTTGACTCTAAcaaaaagtaa
- the sec20 gene encoding sec20 family protein, which yields MKSIFKEINNIEYSIRDSFKSLSDCASMLEIQNLNTHIKSNLEKLNQLLKEANEKLYEGNNTIEIEQSKKELQFHKEEYENLKVLQRKANLQTSKNLQEKYKQNKKLLLSGSEKITQQSRFYSNQNSKADLLKTSISLTDTLKRTRNFMNTQVSRSSDILHEINESSKIVDKTVSQQKEYENITTEGKSLLTKLKRRDMTDKLLIWFGLIVFLLVVVYILKVRFGTQIINWIYKLIGPSIINK from the exons atgaaatcaatatttaaagaaattaataatattgaatattCAATTAGGGATagttttaaatcattatcagaTTGTGCATCAATGTTGGagattcaaaatttaaatactcatataaaatcaaatcttgaaaaattaaatcaattattaaaagaagcAAATGAAAAACTATATGAAGgaaataatacaattgaaaTAGAACAatctaaaaaagaattacaaTTTCATAAAGAAGAATATGAAAa tttaaaagttttacaaAGAAAAGCAAATTTACAAACTTCAAAGAATTTACAAGAGaaatataaacaaaataaaaaattacttttatcTGGAAGTGAAAAAATTACACAACAATCAAGGTTTTATTCAAATCAAAA ttcAAAAgcagatttattaaaaacttcAATATCATTAACAGATACACTCAAAAGAACTAGAAATTTTATGAATACTCAAGTTAGTAGAAGTTCTGATATTTTACATGAAATAa atgaatcATCAAAGATTGTAGATAAAACAGTTAGTCAACAAAAAgaatatgaaaatattacaaCAGAAggaaaatcattattaacgaaattaaaaagaaggGATATGACAGATAAACTGTTAATTTGGTTTGGTTTAATAGTTTTCTTATTGGTAGTTGTATACATTCTTAAAGTTAGATTTGGTActcaaattataaattggatttataaattaattggaccatcaataattaataaataa
- the psmB6 gene encoding 20S proteasome subunit beta-6: protein MEAPEWLDNAVDLGTSIMAVEYDGGVIMGADSRTTTGAYIANRVTNKITPIHERIYCCRSGSAADTQAISDYVRYYLEMHTSELCDEPDVKTAASLFQLLCYSNKNNLMAGIIVAGWDKHQGGSVYNISLGGSMVKQPFAIGGSGSTYIYGYCDSKFKPKMTKDECIEFVQNSLALAMFRDGSSGGVIRLCIIDKNGVERKMIPGNNLPRFWEG from the exons atggaGGCCCCTGAATGGTTAGATAATGCCGTTGATTTAGGT acTTCTATTATGGCAGTAGAATATGATGGTGGTGTTATTATGGGTGCAGATTCAAGAACTACCACTGGTGCATATATCGCAAATAGAGTTACAAACAAAATTACCCCAATTCATGAAAGAATTTATTGTTGTAGATCAGGTTCAGCTGCTGATACTCAAGCAATTTCTGATTATGTTAGATATTATCTTGAAATGCATAC ttcAGAATTATGTGATGAACCAGATGTAAAAACCGCAGCAAGTCTTTTCCAATTATTATgttatagtaataaaaacaatttaatggCTGGTATTATTGTAGCTGGTTGGGATAAACATCAAGGTGGTAGTGTATACAATATTTCGCTTGGAGGTTCAATGGTTAAACAACCATTTGCTATTGGTGGTTCAGGTTCAACCTATATTTATGGTTATTGTGATTCCaaatttaaaccaaaaatGACTAAAGATGAATGTATTGAATTTGTTCAAAATT CATTGGCTCTTGCTATGTTCAGAGATGGTTCATCTGGTGGTGTAATTAGATTATGTATTATCGACAAAAACGGTGTAGAACGTAAAATGATTCCTGGAAATAATTTACCAAGATTCTGGG AGGGATAA
- the ireA gene encoding IRE family protein kinase has protein sequence MTFSKTRNKIIFLLFLIIINIFNINAYIKDENEDDLSLLISTLDGNIYSFNYESGELNWDLKPNGGDSLYSTSQFDRKQQQSTSTSTEITKSSPSILIPTLDGSGLLFQYSNDRLHQVPFSLQELVNTSPLFLKELEDKSSTSSTSTTSESSKDENKVTMFIGNKKTSITVVDSQTGEIIKSMSKDGLWLTDEDDCPVNIIPDEALMFTRSDYQIIALDPKSGVEKWNLSVGEYIPHSTKSFYNSEISLNFEGLIEVASLSQRMYKIYIKKPEKTVVGISHNYWEHILTSSPVSIYAYSSKKHILKKLDFHRKVSPYSNSLIPVASTDLMIPSNFDRTFMFDDYYGQLFIVSPPSNNNNNNNNNNNNNNNNNNNNNNNNNNNNNNNNNNKNNNNNNKNESDKSNLTPLTPYDPSKPNGANNNNNNNNDLLDSNKLKNYDIYLYSSIVILITSIIVFIRSKKNFNLINVNNNNNQNNNQNSNQNNNINNKKTPKKKKKKQKNKNNKNNNDEDDENEIENYNDNQNDLIDEFISTNSVIQQQQQQQQQLINSSNKINNGSGKIILDNGNVKIGKLEIITNKILGTGSCGTIVYEGKMEGRKVAVKRMLSQFVKFADREVSILIHSDEHTNVVRYYAKEEDDEFIYLAISFCQKSLDMYVQQTLSLQISPTDSPSIQSSNNNGNGNNGNNNNNNQIIIDNKTKQMILELFKGLEHLHSLNIVHRDIKPHNVLIDPNNRVKISDMGLGKLLDNDDQSLTFTSDSHGWQPAEYLNGTNRNTKKVDIFSLGCVVYYLLTGAHPFGHRYNREKNVLKGKFDIDQIKHLPDIHQLVHSMIQFEPEKRPDIGECINHPFFWEVHKKLSFLVAASDYLEFEKPTSPLNLEIDSHVDLVTDGSGDWWLKIDQVLIDNIGRYRKYNGKSIRDLLRVIRNKFNHYRDLSPEEQTCLGILPDGFFNYFDLKFPQLFIVTYLFILKNLKNDQYFVQYYY, from the exons ATGactttttcaaaaacaagaaataaaattatttttttactttttttaattataattaatatttttaatataaatgcCTATATTAaggatgaaaatgaagatgattt gtCACTTCTTATTAGTACATTAGATGGtaatatttattcatttaattatGAAAGTGGAGAGTTAAATTGGGATTTAAAACCAAATGGTGGTGATTCATTATATTCAACATCACAATTTGATagaaaacaacaacaatcaacatcaacatcaacagaGATTAcaaaatcatcaccatcaattttaataccaACATTAGATGGTAGtggattattatttcaatattCAAATGATAGATTACATCAAGTACCATTTTCATTACAAGAATTAGTAAATAcatcaccattatttttaaaagaactTGAAGataaatcatcaacatcatcaacatcgaCAACAAGTGAATCatcaaaagatgaaaataaagtaaCAATGTTtattggtaataaaaaaacatcaaTTACAGTTGTCGATTCACAAACTggtgaaattataaaatcaatgtCAAAAGATGGTCTTTGGTTAACTGATGAGGACGATTGTCCTGTTAATATTATTCCCGATGAAGCATTAATGTTTACAAGATCagattatcaaataattgcTTTAGATCCAAAATCAGGTGTAGAAAAATGGAATCTTTCTGTTGGTGAATATATACCACATTCaacaaaatcattttataatt ctgaaatatcattaaattttgaaggATTAATTGAAGTTGCATCACTTTCACAAAGAatgtataaaatttatataaagaaACCAGAGAAAACAGTTGTTGGAATTTCACATAATTATTGGGAACATATATTGACATCATCACCAGTTTCAATTTATGCATATAGTAGTAAAAAacatattttaaagaaattagatTTCCATAGAAAAGTATCACCttattcaaattcattaatacCAGTTGCTTCAACTGATTTAATGATACCAAGTAATTTCGATCGTACATTTATGTTTGATGATTATTATGGTCAATTATTCATAGTTTCACCaccttcaaataataataataataataataataataataataataataataataataataataataataataataataataataataataataataataataataataataaaaataataataataataataaaaatgaaagtgataaatcaaatttaacacCATTAACACCATATGATCCAAGTAAACCAAATGgtgctaataataataataataataataatgatttattagacagtaataaattaaaaaattatgataTCTATTTATACTCttcaattgtaattttaattacaaGTATAATAGTATTTATAAgatcaaaaaagaattttaatttaataaatgtaaataataataataatcaaaataataatcaaaatagtaatcaaaataataatattaataataaaaaaacaccaaagaaaaagaaaaagaaacaaaaaaataaaaataataaaaataataatgatgaagatgatgaaaatgaaattgaaaattataatgataatcaaaatgatttaattgatgaattcatttcaacaaattctgtcattcaacaacaacaacaacaacaacaacaattaattaatagttcaaataaaattaataatggtagtggtaaaattattttagataatggtaatgttaaaattggtaaattagaaattattaccaataaaATATTAGGTACAGGTAGTTGTGGTACAATAGTTTATGAAGGAAAGATGGAGGGTAGAAAAGTTGCAGTTAAAAGAATGTTATCACAATTTGTAAAGTTTGCTGATAGAGaagtttcaattttaattcactCTGATGAACATACAAATGTTGTAAGATATTATGCAAaggaagaagatgatgaattcatttatttagcAATTTCATTTTGTCAAAAAAGTTTAGATATGTATGTTCAACAAACTTTATCACTACAAATTTCACCAACTGATTCACCAAGTATTCAatcaagtaataataatggtaatggtaataatggtaataataataacaataatcaaataataattgataataaaactaaacaaatgatattagaattatttaaaggaTTAGAACATTTACATTCATTAAATATAGTTCATCGTGATATTAAACCACATAATGTATTGATTGACCCTAATAATAGAGTAAAGATATCGGATATGGGATTAGGTAAATTATTGGATAATGATGATCAATCATTAACATTCACGTCAGATAGTCATGGTTGGCAACCAGCagaatatttaaatggtaCCAATAGAAACACTAAAAAAGTTGATATTTTCTCATTGGGTTGtgtggtttattatttattaactgGTGCTCATCCATTTGGTCATAGATATAATAGAGAGAAGAATGTATTAAAGGGTAAATTCGATATTGATCAAATTAAACATTTACCAGATATTCATCAACTCGTACATTCAATGATACAATTCGAACCAGAGAAAAGACCAGACATAGGTGAATGTATAAATCATCCATTCTTTTGGGAAGTTCATAAAAAGTTATCATTCTTGGTGGCCGCTTCAGATTATTTAGAGTTTGAAAAACCAACATCACCTCTAAACTTGGAAATCGATAGTCATGTTGATTTAGTCACTGATGGAAGTGGTGATTGGTGGTTAAAAATTGACcaagttttaattgataatattggtCGTTATAGGAAATATAATGGTAAAAGTATACGTGACCTTTTACGTGTCATTAGAAATAAATTCAACCATTATAGAGATTTATCACCCGAAGAACAAACTTGTCTTGGCATTTTACCTGATggtttctttaattatttcgATTTAAAATTCCctcaattatttattgtaacttatttatttatccttaaaaatttaaaaaatgatcaatattttgttcaatattattattaa
- the tgrO1 gene encoding immunoglobulin E-set domain-containing protein, with the protein MEKKLLIIVIVFLFSTIQVFCRIDDKTFVISNETYLSYHFPVDSEYFSSLNFEHYEGPSFQLDFECITFNGTICFSQIYPEIKKKIYGTSISYSTQKTYKLDQELFPTPIVSSPFQPPTKGGISILKGTFLTFSEKTFYQVIYPKKQKIFILDSESLSFDATNFKVNCPPGCGYQIIKWDNGNLFNFSYSNPSISVVKINPSNIIVNGSDFCDSSYSSNITIDGVIIPNSNYEKDEDSIVIIYTQQHTIKSLMKIETSNVTSVEIEIVFKPEPLLINSVPYSKGGLLILEGLRLSSNTTNKNNNNNNIIIKIGNITCSNAISISNDSITCNLNPGFNNKSVTLNNLPVSVTINNITNENKLLFNYGIVKLNPNKYSLPDRVLQLNGDCLGNSNGTIVYLNGKETLLNDLKINNQETTLSFKIPDEFKSKLNVSIKVNDILSNEIQIDISFYASHSNEQPSTNGNTNIIFTLYNIKSENYNKIPSIIIIPEQIVINGVSVNSPTNQDVHSYSFLIPAGCGKKDIQIIIGSQSCLSSITYFEPIIKNCLVSGFDGTNGNIICDGSFGNKDYLIKSSVLFSNDEIIPPSINSTTFSFPLISGYHSDDLIFQMCGVQSKPFKLNISPSLKGINQSQMETLGGKFYILGEFFSANINCSVFCNDKEYEKKFENSKTISFDLQIPGPNDITCNYTFDNGKNTGDFKIEYPLPLIENTSSINVNGGNLTIYGKNFYNVSNIKVEVDNQLKCNKIEFINLNSLTCFLPPFIETLFNDQKLLLNSSTTIFSKKLLLNVTFESKTWSGYIFQYSKEEIKNNDTSENSTNDILNHEKNNNNQKDGSSLSKKSIILLSILLPSFIILIVSLAIVILVIKRNKTKHSKNMSSKEKELMKQ; encoded by the exons atggagaaaaaattactaataatagttatcgtctttttattttcaactaTCCAAGTATTTTGTAGAATTGATGATA aaacatttgtaatttcaaatgaaacaTACCTATCATACCATTTTCCTGTTGATAGTGAATacttttcatcattaaattttgaacaTTATGAAGGACCATCATTTCAATTGGATTTTGAATGTATTACTTTCAATGGCACAATTTGTTTTTCACAAATTTATccagaaattaaaaaaaaaatttatggtACGTCAATTTCATATTCAACACAAAAAACATACAAATTAGATCAAGAATTGTTTCCAACTCCAATAGTTTCCTCACCTTTCCAACCTCCAACAAAAGGTGGAATCTCAATTTTAAAAGGTacttttttaacattttcgGAAAAAACCTTTTATCAAGTTATCTACCCAAAAAAGcaaaagatttttattttagattcAGAATCGTTATCGTTCGATgcaacaaattttaaagttaATTGTCCACCTGGTTGTGgttatcaaataattaaatgggataatggtaatttatttaattttagttaTTCAAATCCATCAATATCGGTTGTTAAAATAAATCCATCAAATATTATTGTAAATGGATCTGATTTTTGTGATAGTTCTTATTCTTCAAATATTACAATTGATGGAGTTATCAttccaaattcaaattatgaaaaagatgaagactcaattgtaattatttatacTCAACAACACACAATCAAatcattaatgaaaattgaaACAAGCAATGTAACATctgttgaaattgaaattgtttttaaaccAGAACCTTTATTAATAAACTCGGTTCCATATAGTAAAGgtggtttattaattttagaagGTTTAAGATTATCttcaaatacaacaaataaaaataataacaataataatataattattaaaattggaaATATTACATGTTCAAACGCAATTTCAATCTCAAATGATTCAATCACATGTAATTTAAATCCgggttttaataataaatcagttactttaaataatttaccagtTTCAGTTACAATTAACAATattacaaatgaaaataaattattatttaattatggCATCGTTaaattaaatccaaataaaTATAGTTTACCAGATCGtgttttacaattaaatgGTGATTGTCTCGGAAATTCAAATGGTACtatagtttatttaaatggaaaagaaacattattaaatgatttaaaaataaataaccaaGAAACaactttatcatttaaaataccagatgaatttaaatcaaaattaaatgtttcaATCAAGgtaaatgatattttatcaaatgaaattcaaattgatatttcattttatgcAAGTCATTCAAATGAACAACCAAGTACAAATGgtaatacaaatattatattcacattatataatattaaatctgaaaattataataaaataccatcaattattataattcctgaacaaattgtaataaatgGTGTTTCAGTAAATTCACCAACCAATCAAGATGTTCATTcgtattcatttttaattccaGCTGGGTGTGgtaaaaaagatattcaaattataattggtAGTCAATCATGTTTGTCATCAATTACATACTTTgaaccaattattaaaaattgtttagtATCAGGTTTTGATGGTACAAATGGAAATATAATTTGTGATGGTAGTTTTGGTaataaagattatttaattaaatcatctgtactattttcaaatgatgaaattatacCACCATCAATCAATAGTACAACATTTTCGTTCCCGCTTATATCAGGTTATCACagtgatgatttaatttttcaaatgtgTGGTGTTCAAAGTaaaccatttaaattaaacaTCTCACCATCATTAAAAGGAATCAATCAAAGTCAAATGGAAACATTAGGTGGTAAATTTTACATTCTTGGTGAATTCTTTAGTGCAAATATAAATTGTAGTGTATTTTGCAATGATAaagaatatgaaaaaaaatttgaaaactCAAAGACGATTTCATTCGATTTACAAATTCCAGGTCCAAATGATATTACATGTAATTATACATTTGATAATGGAAAAAATACTGGTGATTTTAAGATTGAATATCCTTTACCATTAATAGAAAATACGAGTTCAATAAATGTAAATGGTGgaaatttaacaatttatGGTAAAAACTTTTATAATGTTTCAAATATCAAAGTTGAAGttgataatcaattaaaatgtaataaaattgaatttattaatttaaatagtttaacCTGTTTCTTACCACCATTTATTGaaacattatttaatgatcaaaaactattattaaattcatcaacaactatttttagtaaaaaattattattaaatgttacATTTGAAAGTAAAACATGGAGTGGatatatttttcaatattcaaaagaagaaataaaaaataatgatacaaGTGAAAATTCAACcaatgatattttaaatcatgaaaaaaataataataatcagaAAGATGGAAGTAGTTTAagtaaaaaaagtataatattattatcaatattattacctagttttattattttaatagtttcTTTGGCAATTGTTATTCTtgtaattaaaagaaataaaacaaaacataGTAAAAATATGTCATCAAAAGAGAAAGAATTAATGAaacaataa
- the tgrO2 gene encoding immunoglobulin E-set domain-containing protein, translating to MEKKLLIIVIVFLFSTIQVFCRIDDKTFVISNETYLSYHFPVGSEYFSSLNFEHYEGPSFQLDFECITGNGTVCFSQIYPEIKKKFYGTSISYSTQKTYKLDHELFPTPIVSSPFRPPTKGGISILKGTYLTFSERLSYYEVIYPKKQKIVISDSESLSFDATNVKVNCPPGCGYQIIKWENGQLFNFSYSNPSVFDYKINPSNIIVNGSDFCDSSYSSNITIDGVIILNSNYQKDEDSIVIIYTQQHTTKSLMKIETSNVTSVEIEIVFKPEPLIINSIPYIKGGLIILEGSRLSSNTNKNNNNNIIIKIGNITCSNAISISNESITCNLNPGIYNKSVPLNNLPVSVTINNITNENTLLFNYGMVKLNPNKYSLPDRVLQLNGDCLGNSNSTIVYLNGKETLLNDLKINNQETTLSFKIPDEFKSKLNVSIKVNDILSNEIQIDISFYASYSNEQPSTNGNTNIIFTLYNIKSENYNKIPSIIIIPEQIVINGVSVNSPTNQDVHSYSFLIPAGCGKKDIQIIIGSQSCLSSITYFEPIIKNCLVSGFDGTNGNIICDGSFGNKDYLIKSSVLFSNDEIVPPSINSTTFSFPLISGYHSDDLIFQMCGVQSKPFKLNIAPSLKRIDQSQMETLGGKFYILGEFFGVNINCSVFCNDKEYEKKFENSKTISFDLQIPGPNDITCNYTFDNGKNTGDFKIEYPLPLIENTSSINVNGGNLTIYGKNFYNVSNIKVEVDNQLKCNNFEFINLNSLTCFLPPFNETRKQSLFNDQKLLLNSSTTIFSKKLLLNVTFESKTWSGYIFQYSKEEIKNNDTSENSTNDILNHEKNNNNNQKDGSSLSKKSIILSILLPGFIILVVSLTIVIIVIKRNKTKHSKNMSSKEKELMKQ from the exons atggagaaaaaattactaataatagttatcgtctttttattttcaactaTCCAAGTATTTTGTAGAATTGATGATA aaacatttgtaatttcaaatgaaacaTACCTATCATACCATTTTCCTGTTGGTAGTGAATacttttcatcattaaattttgaacaTTATGAAGGACCATCATTTCAATTGGATTTTGAATGTATTACTGGCAATGGTACAGTTTGTTTTTCACAAATTTATccagaaattaaaaaaaaattttatggtACGTCAATTTCATATTCAACACAAAAAACATACAAATTAGATCATGAATTGTTTCCCACTCCAATAGTTTCCTCACCTTTCCGACCACCAACAAAAGGTGGAATCTCAATTTTAAAAGGTACTTATTTAACATTTTCTGAAAGACTTTCCTATTATGAAGTTATCTAcccaaaaaaacaaaagattGTGATTTCAGATTCAGAATCATTATCATTCGATGCAACAAACGTTAAAGTTAATTGTCCACCTGGTTGTGgttatcaaataattaaatggGAGAATGgccaattatttaattttagttaTTCAAATCCATCAGTAtttgattataaaataaatccaTCAAATATTATTGTAAATGGATCTGATTTTTGTGATAGTTCTTATTCTTCAAATATTACAATTGATGGTGTTATCATTCTAAATTCAAACTACCAAAAAGATGAAGACTCaattgtaattatttatacTCAACAACACACGACCAAatcattaatgaaaattgaaACTAGCAATGTAACTTctgttgaaattgaaattgtttttaaaccAGAaccattaattataaattcaattccaTATATTAAAGGtggtttaattattttagaaGGTTCAAGATTATcttcaaatacaaataaaaacaataataataatataattattaaaattggaaATATTACATGTTCAAACGCAATTTCAATCTCAAATGAATCAATCACATGTAATTTAAATCCGggtatatataataaatcagTTCCcttaaataatttaccagtTTCAGTTACAATTAACAATattacaaatgaaaatacattattatttaattatggTATGGTCaaattaaatccaaataaaTATAGTTTACCAGATCGtgttttacaattaaatgGTGATTGTCTTGGAAATTCAAATAGTACcatagtttatttaaatggaaaagaaacattattaaatgatttaaaaataaataaccaaGAAACaactttatcatttaaaataccagatgaatttaaatcaaaattaaatgtttcaATCAAGgtaaatgatattttatcaaatgaaattcaaattgatatttcattttatgcAAGTTATTCTAATGAACAACCAAGTACAAATGGtaatacaaatataatattcacattatataatattaaatctgaaaattataataaaataccatcaattattataattcctgaacaaattgtaataaatgGTGTTTCAGTAAATTCACCAACCAATCAAGATGTTCATTcgtattcatttttaattccaGCTGGGTGTGgtaaaaaagatattcaaattataattggtAGTCAATCATGTTTGTCATCAATTACATACTTTgaaccaattattaaaaattgtttagtATCAGGTTTTGATGGTACAAATGGAAATATAATTTGTGATGGTAGTTTTGGTaataaagattatttaattaaatcatctgtacttttttcaaatgatgaaattgtaCCACCATCAATCAATAGTACAACATTTTCGTTCCCACTAATATCAGGTTATCACagtgatgatttaatttttcaaatgtgCGGTGTTCAAAGTaaaccatttaaattaaacaTCGCACCATCTTTGAAAAGAATCGATCAAAGTCAAATGGAAACATTGGGTGGTAAATTTTACATTCTTGGCGAATTCTTTGGtgtaaatataaattgtAGTGTATTTTGCAATGATAaagaatatgaaaaaaaatttgaaaactCAAAGACGATTTCATTCGATTTACAAATTCCAGGTCCAAATGATATTACATGTAATTATACATTTGATAATGGAAAAAATACTGGTGATTTTAAGATTGAATATCCTTTACCATTAATAGAAAATACGAGTTCAATAAATGTAAATGGTGgaaatttaacaatttatGGTAAAAACTTTTATAATGTTTCAAATATCAAAGTTGAAGTTGATAATCAACtaaaatgtaataattttgaatttattaatttaaatagtttaacCTGTTTCTTACCACCATTTAATGAAACAAGAAaacaatcattatttaatgatcaaaaactattattaaattcatcaacaaCTATTTTTagcaaaaaattattattaaatgttacATTTGAAAGTAAAACATGGAGTGGatatatttttcaatattcaaaagaagaaataaaaaataatgatacaaGTGAAAATTCAACcaatgatattttaaatcatgaaaaaaataataataataatcagaAAGATGGAAGTAGTTTAagtaaaaaaagtataatattatcaatattattacctggttttattattttagtaGTTTCTTTAacaattgttattattgtaattaaaagaaataaaacaaaacataGTAAAAATATGTCATCAAAAGAGAAAGAATTAATGAaacaataa